Part of the Pseudomonas sp. ADAK13 genome is shown below.
ACAGCGGCATGAAGATCAGCACCACCAGCCATAACCCCTTGGTTTCCCAGCCACTGCCACTGCGCAGCACGCTGTTGATCGCCCACAGCTCCAGCAGTACCAGAATCACTGCCAAGCCAATCCAGACATATTCGATTTGCATGATTCATCCTCCTGAGGTCGTATGGGTTAGGTCAATCAACACGCCTGAGGGTTCATTAAAATTGCAGCGGATGGCTCTCGCCCAATGGTTGCGACAGGTCCATCCGATGAAATGGCGCGCCACGTGAAAACCCACGAACTGGAAGCCGCCACGGCAGAGACGCACCTGGATATTTTCAAGTGCTTGTCGGCCGAGAAAAAAGTGATTGCCGCCCACGAGTCGCTGGCCTACGGAATTACCGATGAGGTTGAGCAGATTGTGTTCGCAGAAGACATCCAGCAATGGAAAGTCAGCGGAGGATAGACATTGTTTAATGCATGCAAGCCGCCCTCCGTCCGTGCAAGCTGCACGATCCAAGCTCGCTTTGACTATCAATAACTCATTGTTTTATAAACAAATAAATATTAAGTTCAACTTGGTACAACTCATGCTGTAGAGCTCTGGACAGGTGGGCATTTCGACCCGCCCTTCCGCTACCCGTGAGGTGTCACCCATGAACGCCATTGATCTTCTCAAGGCCGACCACGAACGCGTCAAAGCCATCCTGAGCCAACTGAGTGAGTCGACCGAGCGCGGCGTCAAGAAGCGTACGGAGCTGCTGGCCAAACTGGAGATGGAAATCAGCCTTCATACCCGGCTTGAGGAAGAAATCCTCTACCCGGCTTTCCGCAAGGCTGGGGGCAAGGACCAGGAAATCATGTACCACGAAGCCAAGGAGGAACATCGCACTGTCGACTCCCTGGTATTGCCGGACTTGAAACAGACCTCCCCGTCCACCACCGAGTTTTCCGGGCGTGTCAAAGTGGTCAAGGAACTGTTGGAGCACCACATCGAGGAAGAAGAAAGCGAGATGTTCCCACAAGCGAAAAAGCTGCTGGGCAAGGCGCTGCTGGAGGAGCTTGGTGCAGAGATGGAAGCGATGAAAGCCGCGCACAAGAAGGCCCTCGGCGCCAAGCCACTGGCTGCGTGATGCCCATTCGTCACTTGCAGGCAAACTTTTTCAAACTTTGACGTGGCTGGCGGATTCCCAATCAGGCAACACCATTGATTCGCTCGTCACTCAGGGATTTGAAAATGGCGGGCCCCAAAGCCACGCCCCTGCTTCCAGGAAGTCTTGATTGAGGCGTTGCCGAAGCCTGGAGATGCTCCGGGCTTCGGTCCTTACCGTCAACAAGAGGGATTGAGTCATGAAGACCTGTATTTCCCAAAGGATTGTACTTGCCGCCAGCCTGACGCTCGTACTGTATGCCCCCGCCTATGCAGCCTTCGGCGACAACACCGCCCCCGAGGCACCCGCCTTGAGCGGCAACAGCGCCCCTGGCTCGGCGCTCCCGCCGGGCACCTACCCCAGCAGCCCGTCCGGAGCCGACACCAGCGGCAGCAAGGACGCTGAAACCAAAGCGCCTGCGCCGTCAAAAAGCGTGAAGAGCACGCGCCACAAGAGCCCCTCGACCCAGCATCCCGCCAGCAAGACCGGCAAGAAAGCCGCTGCTGAATCGGGCAGTTGAGCCCTTAGAGCTCGCTTGGGCCGCCGATAAAGTCCAGTCGCAGATTCAACCACTGCCGAACGATTTCCCGAGCTGCTTGCCGGGCATCATGAGCAGAAAAGCCGCGCTCGTGCTGCAACCAGTCGCTCGTCGCTTGCCGCGCTGGCTCAACGGCCGCCAGCGTCT
Proteins encoded:
- a CDS encoding hemerythrin domain-containing protein, coding for MNAIDLLKADHERVKAILSQLSESTERGVKKRTELLAKLEMEISLHTRLEEEILYPAFRKAGGKDQEIMYHEAKEEHRTVDSLVLPDLKQTSPSTTEFSGRVKVVKELLEHHIEEEESEMFPQAKKLLGKALLEELGAEMEAMKAAHKKALGAKPLAA
- a CDS encoding PLD nuclease N-terminal domain-containing protein → MQIEYVWIGLAVILVLLELWAINSVLRSGSGWETKGLWLVVLIFMPLLGLILWALFGPKGVNRATHATGHGKG
- a CDS encoding peptidase, encoding MKTHELEAATAETHLDIFKCLSAEKKVIAAHESLAYGITDEVEQIVFAEDIQQWKVSGG